From the Priestia koreensis genome, one window contains:
- a CDS encoding YhcN/YlaJ family sporulation lipoprotein: protein MKKLLTATLYGALAVSLVAGCSSKNEGQDDGMNDNGTRNVSYKNNDNDMSGNVDNDANINDDNNNRADRMDVADDAANRITKLKDVKNANVITTNHNAYVAAILEDNVNEDRTKEVKKKIAKEVRKSDNSINDVFVSTNPDVFDRMQGYGKQLEKGNPVSGLGKEISEFFQRSFPTNN from the coding sequence ATGAAAAAGCTACTAACAGCAACTTTATACGGAGCACTAGCGGTGTCATTAGTCGCTGGATGTTCATCTAAAAATGAAGGTCAAGATGATGGAATGAACGATAACGGTACGCGTAACGTCAGCTACAAAAATAATGACAATGATATGAGTGGAAACGTGGACAACGACGCAAATATCAATGATGATAACAACAACCGTGCAGATCGCATGGACGTGGCAGATGACGCAGCAAATCGTATTACAAAATTGAAAGATGTTAAAAATGCAAACGTGATTACAACGAATCATAATGCATACGTAGCAGCTATTTTAGAAGACAATGTAAACGAAGATCGTACAAAAGAAGTAAAAAAGAAAATTGCCAAAGAAGTGCGTAAATCAGATAACAGCATCAATGATGTGTTTGTTTCAACCAATCCTGATGTGTTTGACCGTATGCAAGGTTACGGAAAACAGCTAGAAAAAGGCAACCCTGTATCTGGTTTAGGAAAAGAGATCTCAGAGTTCTTCCAACGTTCGTTCCCAACAAATAATTAA